One part of the Thermococcus radiotolerans genome encodes these proteins:
- a CDS encoding metallophosphoesterase, which yields MRFVAVTDIHGNAKRACQLAEVLRSGEFDALLVAGDLTHFSGSEKAREVLAPMLELGMPLVAVHGNCDGRDVPELLTELGINAHNRRVEVGGVGIVGIGGSNITPFHTIWELTEDEIGGILERNYREGDIILSHVPPHGTVADRVHFGHHVGSRALREFIEERQPPLVVCGHIHEGRGIDRIGETIVVNPGPLFRKYYAVIELEEEIKVELKKL from the coding sequence GTGAGGTTCGTAGCGGTTACCGACATCCATGGAAACGCCAAGAGGGCCTGTCAGCTTGCCGAGGTGCTGAGGAGCGGGGAATTTGACGCCCTCCTGGTGGCAGGAGACCTCACGCATTTCAGCGGTTCCGAGAAGGCGAGGGAAGTCCTGGCACCAATGCTTGAGCTTGGGATGCCCCTGGTGGCGGTACACGGCAACTGCGACGGCAGAGACGTCCCGGAACTCCTGACGGAACTGGGGATAAACGCCCACAACAGGCGGGTTGAGGTCGGTGGAGTTGGCATAGTTGGAATCGGGGGCTCCAACATCACGCCGTTCCACACCATATGGGAGCTGACGGAGGATGAGATTGGAGGGATACTCGAGCGAAACTACCGCGAGGGGGACATAATCCTCTCCCACGTTCCACCCCATGGAACGGTCGCCGACAGGGTCCACTTCGGCCATCACGTTGGTAGCAGAGCACTCAGGGAGTTCATAGAGGAGAGGCAGCCCCCGCTGGTTGTCTGCGGTCACATACACGAGGGGAGGGGAATCGACCGGATTGGGGAGACCATAGTGGTGAACCCCGGCCCGCTCTTCAGGAAGTATTACGCCGTGATAGAACTCGAAGAAGAGATAAAGGTGGAGCTGAAGAAGCTTTAA
- a CDS encoding pyridoxal phosphate-dependent aminotransferase, translating into MALSDRLELVNPSEIRKLFDLAQGVEGLISLGIGEPDFDTPEHIKEYAKEALDRGMTHYGPNAGLMMLREALAWKLKEQNDIEVDPKTQIMVTVGANQAFLMGFAAFLKDGEEVLIPSPMFVSYAPTVLLAGGKPVEVPTYEENEFRLSVDDLEKHVTDKTRAIIINSPNNPTGAVLTKKDLEEIADFAVEHDLIVFSDEVYEHFVYDGVKNHSIASLDGMFERTLTINGFSKTFAMTGWRLGFVAAPEWIIERMTRFQMYNATCPVTFAQYAAAKALKDERSWKAVEEMRKEYDRRRHLVWKRLNEMGLPTVKPKGAFYIFPRVRDTGLTSKEFSKLMLLEAKVAVVPGSAFGSAGEGYIRISYATAYEQLEEAMDRMEKVLKEKKLV; encoded by the coding sequence ATGGCGCTGAGCGACAGGCTGGAACTCGTCAACCCTTCTGAGATTAGGAAGCTCTTTGACCTTGCCCAGGGTGTTGAGGGTCTCATCTCACTCGGAATTGGTGAACCAGACTTCGACACCCCTGAACATATCAAGGAGTATGCGAAGGAAGCCCTCGACAGGGGGATGACCCACTACGGGCCGAACGCGGGTTTAATGATGCTCAGGGAGGCCCTCGCGTGGAAGCTGAAGGAGCAGAACGACATCGAGGTTGATCCGAAGACCCAGATCATGGTGACCGTCGGGGCGAACCAGGCTTTTCTGATGGGATTCGCGGCCTTTCTGAAGGACGGGGAGGAGGTTCTCATCCCGAGCCCGATGTTCGTCAGCTACGCCCCAACGGTTCTCCTTGCGGGCGGAAAGCCCGTTGAAGTCCCAACCTACGAGGAGAACGAGTTCAGGCTTAGCGTTGACGACCTCGAGAAGCACGTTACGGACAAAACAAGGGCCATCATAATAAACAGCCCAAACAATCCGACCGGTGCTGTCCTCACCAAGAAGGACCTCGAGGAGATAGCGGACTTCGCCGTTGAGCACGACCTCATAGTCTTCAGCGACGAGGTCTACGAACACTTCGTCTACGACGGCGTTAAGAACCACAGCATAGCCTCCCTCGACGGCATGTTTGAGCGCACTCTCACCATCAACGGTTTCTCCAAGACCTTTGCCATGACCGGCTGGCGCCTCGGATTCGTGGCCGCCCCCGAGTGGATAATCGAGAGGATGACCCGCTTCCAGATGTACAACGCCACTTGTCCGGTTACGTTCGCCCAGTACGCGGCGGCGAAGGCCCTGAAGGACGAACGCAGCTGGAAAGCCGTCGAAGAGATGCGGAAAGAGTACGACAGGAGAAGGCACCTCGTCTGGAAGCGCCTGAACGAGATGGGACTTCCGACGGTCAAGCCCAAGGGAGCGTTCTACATCTTCCCGCGCGTGAGGGACACCGGCCTGACCAGCAAGGAGTTCAGCAAGCTGATGCTCCTGGAGGCCAAGGTCGCCGTCGTCCCGGGTTCGGCTTTCGGAAGCGCCGGGGAGGGTTACATCAGGATAAGCTACGCGACGGCCTACGAGCAGCTCGAAGAGGCCATGGACAGGATGGAAAAAGTGCTGAAGGAGAAGAAGCTCGTTTAA